Proteins encoded by one window of Vitreimonas flagellata:
- a CDS encoding sigma-70 family RNA polymerase sigma factor: protein MTSAADQTRSDIVAMLPRLRRFARALTGQMADADDIVQIAVERALMRMDQYQTGTRLDSWLFSIVRNAWIDEARSRTRRGKVFAPAELGEQVGNDGEAEMHAKLEADDVWSAMRKLPDEQREAVALVCVEGLAYREAADALGVPIGTLTSRLARGREALQVMLGGAS, encoded by the coding sequence ATGACGAGCGCCGCCGACCAAACCCGCTCAGACATCGTTGCGATGTTGCCGCGCCTGCGGCGCTTCGCACGCGCCCTCACGGGGCAAATGGCGGACGCGGACGACATCGTACAGATCGCGGTGGAGCGCGCCTTGATGCGGATGGATCAATATCAGACCGGCACGCGGCTGGATTCGTGGCTCTTTAGCATTGTGCGCAATGCGTGGATCGACGAAGCGCGCTCACGGACGCGGCGCGGCAAGGTGTTCGCACCGGCCGAGCTCGGCGAACAGGTCGGCAATGATGGCGAGGCCGAGATGCACGCCAAGTTGGAAGCCGACGATGTTTGGAGCGCGATGCGCAAGCTGCCGGACGAGCAGCGCGAGGCGGTGGCGCTCGTGTGTGTGGAGGGTCTCGCCTATCGCGAAGCCGCCGACGCACTGGGTGTGCCGATCGGCACGCTGACCAGCCGCTTGGCGCGCGGACGCGAGGCGCTGCAGGTCATGTTAGGAGGCGCGTCATGA
- a CDS encoding S8 family serine peptidase, which translates to MKRAFALLFLISALAAAPAARAQLGVPLPEVPAVGEVLGRTRDTLERPLQDVRRLQIRDLLRTHRRELEADPAGQPIVRSQILALGMSNTALEAARAQGFEIVRTDPIDEATSMVTLRTPQGMSTRRALRRLRETVPNGTYDFDHLHLESGAALTLPTFAQSGAASAGPRVGLIDSGVGANVAAQRAFASNAPVVGPHGTNVAALISSAAPGARIYAADIFGGAPTGGASSALARALGWLAQENVAVINVSLVGPRNRVVEAVIARMVARGFIIVAAVGNDGPAAAPLFPASYEGVVGVTGVDARDRVLIEAGRGAQVDFAALGVHGRTRGTSYAAPIIAARLATQLAAPNVTNAQNVVNAMRTQARDLGARGRDDVYGYGLIAAP; encoded by the coding sequence ATGAAGCGTGCTTTCGCCCTTTTGTTCCTGATCAGCGCCCTGGCCGCGGCTCCCGCCGCGCGGGCGCAATTGGGCGTGCCGCTGCCAGAGGTCCCAGCGGTGGGCGAGGTGCTGGGCCGGACCCGCGACACGCTGGAGCGCCCACTACAAGATGTCCGACGCCTGCAGATCCGCGATCTCCTGCGCACGCATCGCCGCGAGCTGGAAGCCGATCCGGCCGGCCAGCCGATCGTCCGCAGCCAAATCCTCGCGCTCGGCATGAGCAATACCGCGCTCGAGGCGGCGCGCGCGCAAGGGTTCGAAATCGTCCGCACCGACCCGATCGATGAGGCGACCAGCATGGTCACGCTGCGTACGCCGCAGGGTATGTCGACGCGCCGCGCACTGCGGCGCCTGCGCGAAACCGTTCCAAACGGCACGTATGATTTCGACCACCTCCATCTCGAAAGCGGCGCGGCGCTTACGCTGCCGACGTTCGCGCAGAGTGGCGCCGCTTCCGCGGGCCCACGCGTCGGCCTGATCGATAGCGGCGTCGGCGCCAATGTCGCCGCGCAACGCGCGTTCGCGAGCAATGCCCCGGTCGTCGGCCCCCACGGAACCAATGTCGCAGCCCTCATAAGTAGCGCAGCGCCGGGCGCGCGCATCTATGCCGCGGACATCTTCGGAGGCGCGCCAACCGGCGGCGCCTCTTCGGCGTTGGCGCGCGCCCTGGGCTGGCTCGCGCAAGAGAACGTCGCCGTGATCAATGTGAGTCTCGTCGGCCCACGCAATCGCGTGGTGGAAGCCGTGATCGCGCGCATGGTCGCGCGCGGCTTCATTATCGTCGCCGCTGTTGGCAATGACGGCCCGGCCGCAGCGCCGCTTTTTCCTGCGTCATACGAGGGCGTCGTTGGTGTCACCGGCGTTGATGCGCGTGATCGTGTGCTCATTGAAGCAGGGCGGGGCGCACAGGTGGATTTCGCAGCGCTCGGCGTGCACGGGCGCACACGTGGAACCTCGTATGCCGCACCTATCATCGCCGCGCGTCTTGCCACACAACTCGCTGCGCCCAACGTGACGAACGCGCAAAACGTGGTGAACGCGATGCGCACCCAAGCGCGTGATCTCGGCGCGCGCGGGCGTGACGATGTGTATGGTTACGGCCTCATCGCTGCGCCCTGA
- a CDS encoding Hsp20/alpha crystallin family protein — protein sequence MTDLVPGRRFRAPDRPSDVSPFFALQREMNRLFDDTFNGFGLAPFTREQNSFGFPSVELTETDKELKVTAELAGLDEKDIEINIQDDVLTLRGEKHTETDDKERRYSERFYGRFERRMALPAQVDEDRAKASFKNGVLTVTLPKLETTKPTTKRIQIGK from the coding sequence ATGACTGACCTCGTACCGGGGCGTCGCTTCCGCGCGCCCGACCGGCCCAGCGATGTGAGCCCGTTCTTCGCGCTGCAGCGGGAGATGAACCGCCTCTTCGACGATACGTTCAACGGGTTTGGGCTTGCGCCGTTTACGCGCGAGCAGAACAGCTTTGGCTTTCCGTCCGTTGAACTCACGGAGACCGACAAGGAATTGAAGGTCACGGCCGAGCTTGCCGGCCTCGATGAGAAAGACATCGAGATCAACATCCAGGACGACGTGCTGACACTACGCGGTGAAAAACACACCGAAACGGACGATAAGGAGCGCCGCTATAGCGAACGCTTCTATGGCCGCTTCGAACGCCGCATGGCTTTGCCGGCGCAAGTCGATGAAGACCGCGCCAAAGCAAGCTTCAAGAACGGCGTGCTGACGGTGACGTTGCCAAAGCTGGAAACGACGAAGCCGACCACGAAGCGGATTCAGATCGGCAAATGA
- a CDS encoding c-type cytochrome produces the protein MRHVSFVIVALALGGCASCLAEPAPRRAETPSVESGRHLAELNCATCHAIGATGESRHPMAPPFRTLSRDYPVTALEEAFAEGILVGHPDMPEFRLAPAQIDDLLAYIESVQERRGG, from the coding sequence ATGAGACATGTGAGCTTCGTGATCGTCGCGCTGGCGCTGGGCGGATGCGCGAGCTGTTTGGCCGAGCCTGCGCCGAGGCGTGCGGAGACGCCGAGCGTTGAATCCGGCCGGCATCTGGCGGAGCTGAATTGCGCAACCTGCCACGCCATCGGCGCGACGGGCGAAAGCCGCCACCCGATGGCGCCGCCCTTCCGCACGCTTTCACGCGACTATCCCGTCACTGCGCTGGAAGAAGCGTTCGCCGAAGGTATTCTCGTCGGCCATCCTGACATGCCGGAGTTTCGCTTGGCGCCAGCGCAGATCGACGATCTGCTCGCGTACATTGAAAGCGTGCAAGAACGGCGCGGCGGTTGA
- a CDS encoding energy transducer TonB codes for MLVWAQRTVSVLTTRALVYGGLFVFVVLLHLALSAALREHGWNSGLALTASGGAVLGLVLVLFNLLERVREWRAGRREMERMRQRLPGGPMCVVWRAPETTVDQDDDAMPWEVVGPLRARYPKLARRMGVEGVAIAEFEVSAEGRAKNISCVDAWPSDVFYDAAREALEHVRFQPKFDVHVRYGASYRIPFVFRISGAAKLKEQGRRARKLRPTLQAAQQAVEKFRRTG; via the coding sequence ATGCTGGTTTGGGCCCAACGCACAGTTTCGGTGCTGACCACCAGAGCCTTGGTCTATGGCGGGCTGTTTGTTTTCGTTGTGCTGCTTCACCTGGCCTTGTCCGCGGCGCTACGCGAGCACGGCTGGAATAGCGGCCTGGCGCTGACCGCCTCCGGCGGCGCGGTGCTGGGTCTCGTGCTCGTGCTCTTCAATCTGCTCGAACGCGTCCGCGAATGGCGGGCGGGGCGGCGCGAAATGGAGCGTATGCGCCAACGCCTGCCGGGCGGGCCGATGTGCGTCGTCTGGCGCGCGCCGGAAACCACGGTGGATCAAGATGACGACGCGATGCCGTGGGAAGTCGTCGGGCCATTGCGCGCGCGCTATCCGAAGCTGGCGCGGCGCATGGGTGTCGAGGGCGTCGCCATCGCCGAATTCGAAGTCAGCGCCGAGGGCCGCGCCAAGAACATTTCCTGCGTCGATGCTTGGCCGTCCGATGTCTTCTATGATGCCGCCCGCGAAGCCCTGGAACACGTACGCTTCCAGCCCAAATTCGACGTTCATGTCCGTTACGGCGCGAGCTATCGCATCCCGTTCGTGTTCCGCATTTCGGGCGCCGCGAAGTTGAAAGAGCAGGGCCGACGCGCCCGCAAACTCCGCCCGACTTTACAGGCGGCCCAGCAAGCTGTGGAAAAATTCCGCCGCACCGGCTGA
- a CDS encoding PAS-domain containing protein, whose product MDGEFASLLVAGGSASIAIASLIWAMRVTDGARGGVDAWKKRARELEDKVAWADAIFGAHPGVVLIWEDITADADGDWGAPRIYGSPLALASLLRFSDAAVAASPAVRILQGLSVFDATDATGAATRLSPALTRLRREGAAFSLKISTPDGVFVEVDGRTAGARAVAWIMDASVRGVEEGAAGGRIGIGHEVIARDPAAFLEMWNGAPFMAWRVNGAMKLEWANPEYLAALEAKSLDQALARNLQLDQGAVELARKAIETGEAVEETRSVVVRGGELRTFRLRVSPVAGGAAGMAIDVTEQEAARDQIARQQRAHDETLNFLAEGIAVFDAQKRLVFHNLAFERMWNLDAGFLQDRPAHAAWLDYLKEKRKLPAHANYAEWRARELALYQEHNDLPQDFWVLPDSRMFRIARQRHPNGGMLLIFSDITNEVSLKSSYDALLQTQKAALDKLHEAVVVFGLDGRLKLSNAAFQSVWKLEADQLQPEMPFDRVVELCQPLFHDKAMWAQVRARITDPSPEARTEYRAEMRRSDETVLKFLTRPLPDGATLVAFQDITADRRVEEALRERAEAFEQADKLKGQFVENVSYQLRNPLQAILGNAELLQHRVFGPLNDRQVEQVGSIIDAAGNLSKLIDNILDVAMVEAGNVQLDLGPVNIYDTISESVQMAASKARDTEVPIRIKCDPSIGDIEADQKRITQVIVNLLSNALRHTERGDTITVSAERLDGIVRLTVADTGKGMGFDQQARAFDSFQSGDRRGAGLGLALVRSFVEMHGGWVALQSEPGRGVTVTCHLPATAPAAGPPPVQPGVKQRAA is encoded by the coding sequence TTGGACGGCGAATTCGCAAGCCTGCTGGTGGCGGGCGGCTCCGCGTCGATCGCGATTGCGTCGCTCATCTGGGCGATGCGCGTGACCGATGGCGCGCGCGGCGGCGTCGACGCGTGGAAGAAGCGCGCGCGCGAACTTGAGGACAAAGTCGCCTGGGCGGACGCGATTTTCGGCGCGCACCCGGGCGTGGTGCTGATCTGGGAAGACATCACCGCCGACGCCGACGGCGATTGGGGCGCGCCACGCATTTACGGCAGCCCGCTCGCGCTCGCGAGCCTGCTGCGTTTCTCGGACGCGGCGGTCGCTGCATCGCCCGCCGTGCGCATCCTGCAAGGGCTCTCCGTTTTCGACGCGACCGACGCTACGGGCGCGGCCACGCGTCTGTCGCCCGCGCTGACGCGTTTGCGCCGTGAGGGCGCCGCGTTCTCGCTCAAAATTTCCACGCCGGATGGCGTCTTCGTCGAAGTCGACGGCCGCACCGCGGGCGCGCGCGCTGTCGCTTGGATCATGGATGCCAGCGTTCGCGGCGTCGAAGAGGGCGCAGCCGGCGGTCGCATCGGCATCGGCCACGAAGTTATCGCGCGCGATCCGGCCGCCTTCCTCGAAATGTGGAATGGCGCCCCGTTCATGGCCTGGCGCGTCAATGGCGCGATGAAGCTCGAATGGGCGAATCCGGAATATCTGGCGGCACTTGAAGCCAAATCGCTCGACCAAGCGCTCGCGCGCAATCTTCAGCTTGACCAAGGCGCCGTCGAACTTGCGCGCAAAGCCATCGAGACCGGCGAAGCGGTTGAAGAAACCCGCTCCGTCGTCGTGCGCGGCGGCGAGCTGCGCACGTTCCGTCTGCGCGTGTCGCCCGTCGCCGGCGGCGCCGCCGGCATGGCGATCGACGTCACCGAACAAGAAGCCGCGCGCGATCAGATCGCCCGCCAACAGCGCGCGCACGACGAGACTTTGAACTTCCTCGCCGAAGGCATCGCCGTATTCGATGCGCAAAAGCGCCTCGTGTTTCACAATCTCGCCTTCGAGCGGATGTGGAATCTCGATGCGGGCTTCCTGCAGGATCGCCCCGCGCACGCGGCGTGGCTCGATTATCTCAAAGAGAAGCGCAAGCTGCCGGCGCACGCGAATTACGCCGAATGGCGCGCGCGCGAACTGGCGCTCTACCAAGAGCACAACGATCTGCCGCAAGATTTTTGGGTGTTGCCGGACAGCCGCATGTTCCGCATCGCGCGCCAGCGTCACCCGAACGGCGGCATGCTGCTGATTTTCTCCGACATCACCAACGAAGTATCGCTGAAGAGCTCGTACGACGCGCTGCTGCAAACGCAGAAGGCCGCACTCGACAAGCTGCATGAAGCTGTCGTCGTGTTTGGTCTCGATGGGCGCTTGAAGCTGTCCAACGCCGCGTTCCAATCGGTGTGGAAGCTCGAAGCCGATCAGCTGCAGCCTGAAATGCCGTTCGATCGCGTGGTGGAACTCTGCCAGCCGCTCTTCCACGACAAGGCGATGTGGGCGCAGGTGCGCGCGCGCATCACGGACCCGTCGCCGGAAGCGCGCACTGAGTATCGCGCCGAAATGCGCCGCAGCGACGAGACGGTGCTGAAATTCCTGACCCGTCCGCTGCCGGACGGCGCAACGCTCGTGGCCTTCCAGGACATCACCGCCGATCGCCGCGTGGAAGAAGCGCTGCGCGAGCGCGCGGAAGCGTTCGAGCAAGCGGACAAGCTCAAGGGCCAATTCGTCGAGAACGTGTCCTACCAGCTGCGCAATCCACTGCAGGCCATTCTCGGCAACGCCGAGCTGTTGCAGCATCGCGTGTTCGGCCCGCTCAATGATCGCCAGGTCGAGCAGGTGGGCTCGATCATCGACGCCGCCGGCAATCTCTCCAAACTGATCGACAACATTCTCGATGTGGCGATGGTCGAAGCCGGCAATGTGCAGCTCGATCTCGGCCCCGTGAACATCTACGACACGATCAGTGAATCCGTGCAGATGGCCGCCTCGAAAGCGCGTGACACCGAAGTGCCGATCCGCATCAAATGCGATCCCTCGATCGGCGACATCGAAGCCGATCAAAAGCGCATCACGCAAGTGATCGTGAATCTGCTCTCGAACGCGCTGCGCCATACCGAGCGCGGCGACACGATCACAGTGTCCGCCGAACGCCTCGACGGCATCGTGCGCCTCACCGTCGCCGACACCGGCAAAGGCATGGGCTTCGATCAACAAGCGCGCGCGTTTGACAGCTTCCAATCCGGCGATCGTCGCGGCGCGGGCCTCGGCCTCGCCCTCGTGCGCTCATTCGTGGAAATGCACGGCGGTTGGGTCGCACTGCAAAGCGAGCCAGGCCGCGGCGTCACCGTCACGTGCCACCTGCCCGCTACCGCCCCCGCCGCCGGCCCGCCGCCAGTGCAGCCCGGCGTAAAGCAACGCGCGGCTTAA
- a CDS encoding M20/M25/M40 family metallo-hydrolase yields the protein MRAWVLAAAVAFVGFGARAEAQELTPERAAFRAIYEELVEIDTSPSTGSCTRAAEAMLVHLRNAGFSEADAQVIVPDGAPGDGNLVAQIRGTSRQRALLLLAHIDVVDARREDWERDPFTLYEENGFFYGRGTADDKAMAAVFVDMLVRMRRENYRPRRTIRMALTCGEETSNRVNGVDYLLRNHRQWLQADFAINEGAGGILGANGPVALNVQAGEKIHQVMTLTVTNPGGHSSRPVPDNAIYRLSNGLTRLAAYQFPVELNPVTRAFFERMAPIVGGEMGTAMSALARNPNDAAAAARVAQDPSFNAMMRTTCVATELDAGHAANALPQRAMATLSCRVLQGHTPEEVQAELQRAVGDAQIEVGIVRRRDGSSPPALTREIMGPVERAAARLWPNTPIVPTMTVGATDGRFLNNAGIPTYGMSGMFSLPGEGNAHGLNEKIRVQSVFEGREFLESIVRDYAR from the coding sequence ATGCGGGCTTGGGTTTTGGCGGCCGCGGTCGCGTTTGTGGGATTTGGCGCGCGCGCGGAGGCGCAAGAGCTGACGCCTGAGCGCGCGGCGTTTCGCGCGATCTATGAAGAGCTCGTCGAGATCGACACCTCGCCGAGCACGGGCTCGTGCACGCGGGCGGCGGAAGCCATGCTCGTGCATCTGCGCAATGCCGGTTTCTCCGAGGCCGATGCGCAGGTGATCGTGCCGGACGGCGCGCCGGGCGACGGCAATCTCGTTGCGCAAATTCGCGGCACGTCGCGCCAGCGCGCGCTGCTCCTGCTGGCGCATATCGATGTAGTTGATGCGCGGCGCGAGGATTGGGAGCGCGATCCGTTCACGCTCTACGAAGAGAACGGCTTCTTCTACGGGCGCGGCACGGCGGACGACAAGGCGATGGCGGCGGTGTTCGTCGACATGCTGGTGCGCATGCGCCGCGAGAATTATCGCCCGCGACGCACCATCCGCATGGCGCTGACCTGCGGCGAGGAAACCTCGAACCGCGTCAATGGCGTCGATTATCTGCTGCGCAATCATCGCCAATGGCTGCAAGCCGATTTCGCGATCAACGAAGGCGCGGGCGGCATCCTGGGCGCGAACGGCCCGGTGGCGCTCAATGTTCAAGCCGGTGAAAAAATCCACCAAGTGATGACGCTCACGGTCACCAATCCGGGCGGCCATTCTTCGCGGCCCGTGCCCGACAACGCGATCTATCGCCTGAGCAATGGGCTGACGCGGCTGGCCGCGTATCAATTCCCAGTCGAACTCAATCCGGTGACGCGCGCCTTCTTCGAGCGCATGGCGCCGATCGTGGGCGGTGAGATGGGTACGGCCATGAGTGCGCTTGCGCGCAATCCGAATGATGCGGCGGCCGCGGCGCGCGTCGCGCAAGATCCGAGCTTCAATGCGATGATGCGCACGACGTGCGTCGCCACGGAGCTCGACGCGGGCCACGCCGCCAACGCGCTGCCGCAACGCGCAATGGCGACGCTCTCGTGCCGTGTGTTGCAGGGCCATACGCCGGAGGAAGTGCAAGCCGAGCTGCAACGCGCTGTTGGTGATGCGCAAATCGAGGTCGGCATCGTGCGTCGCCGCGATGGATCGAGCCCGCCGGCGCTGACGCGCGAGATCATGGGCCCAGTCGAGCGTGCCGCCGCACGGCTTTGGCCGAACACGCCGATCGTGCCGACGATGACTGTCGGCGCCACGGACGGTCGCTTCCTCAACAATGCCGGCATCCCGACCTACGGCATGAGCGGTATGTTCTCGCTGCCCGGCGAAGGCAACGCACACGGCCTCAACGAAAAGATCCGCGTGCAATCGGTGTTCGAAGGGCGGGAGTTTCTGGAGAGCATCGTGCGGGATTATGCGCGGTGA
- a CDS encoding methyl-accepting chemotaxis protein → MFKTLADQRVFGAKLVSAANWLFVPTIGAAAFFLGDAWLGLAIAATCVAGFASLVMRFGGGEAGRLTASAALMAQVSLLVAAHAGHAWQIDMHMTYFAALAVLTIFCDWRAILAGAGVVAVHHLTLNFLIPAAVFPGGGDFWRVVVHAVILIVEAVILMGVAHNISGMFAATAETLERAEAARAEANKAQAAEASARIAEQHAAAERAALQKRIEDEQADVVARLASGLERLAQGDLTAQITSAFPSGYEKLRGDFNAALRQLRETMADLSGAVDTMRSGAGDISQATDEMSRRTESQAASLEESSAALDEITVNVRRTADNAKKVADAMGAARSDADKSGAVVADAIEAMRAIEGSSKQISQIIGVIDEIAFQTNLLALNAGVEAARAGEAGRGFAVVATEVRALAQRSASAARDIKELIQNSEGLVDTGVGLVGQTGEALTRIASSVGQIDTLVQDIAESIAQQSSGLVQVNAAVDEMDRVTQSNAAMVEQSAAASHALSDEAAGLAQKVGRFRIADEPLRRSA, encoded by the coding sequence ATGTTTAAGACCCTTGCCGATCAGCGCGTCTTCGGCGCGAAACTCGTCAGCGCCGCCAATTGGCTGTTCGTGCCGACCATTGGGGCGGCCGCTTTTTTCCTGGGCGACGCGTGGCTCGGCCTCGCCATTGCTGCGACGTGCGTCGCGGGTTTCGCCAGCTTGGTCATGCGCTTCGGCGGCGGCGAAGCCGGGCGGCTCACTGCGTCCGCAGCACTCATGGCGCAAGTTTCGTTGCTGGTCGCAGCCCATGCCGGCCACGCCTGGCAGATCGATATGCACATGACCTATTTCGCAGCGCTCGCGGTGCTCACGATCTTCTGCGACTGGCGCGCGATCCTCGCGGGCGCCGGCGTTGTCGCCGTGCATCACCTCACGCTGAACTTCCTCATCCCGGCCGCGGTGTTTCCGGGCGGCGGCGATTTCTGGCGCGTTGTCGTGCACGCCGTGATCCTTATTGTTGAAGCCGTGATCCTAATGGGCGTCGCTCACAATATCAGTGGCATGTTCGCCGCCACCGCCGAGACGCTGGAGCGCGCCGAAGCCGCGCGTGCCGAAGCCAACAAAGCGCAAGCCGCCGAAGCCAGCGCCCGCATCGCGGAACAACACGCCGCCGCTGAACGCGCGGCGCTGCAGAAGCGCATCGAGGATGAACAGGCCGATGTCGTCGCGCGCCTCGCCAGCGGGCTCGAGCGCCTTGCGCAAGGTGACCTCACCGCCCAGATCACCAGCGCCTTCCCGTCCGGCTACGAAAAGCTCCGTGGCGATTTCAACGCCGCTTTGCGCCAGCTCAGAGAGACGATGGCCGATCTGAGCGGCGCCGTGGATACGATGCGCTCCGGCGCTGGCGACATCAGCCAAGCCACTGACGAGATGTCGCGTCGTACCGAAAGCCAGGCGGCCAGCCTGGAAGAATCCTCAGCCGCGCTCGATGAGATCACGGTGAACGTCCGCCGCACGGCTGACAACGCCAAGAAGGTCGCCGACGCCATGGGTGCGGCGCGCAGCGATGCGGACAAGAGCGGCGCCGTCGTCGCCGATGCGATCGAAGCCATGCGCGCGATCGAAGGCTCGTCCAAACAGATCAGCCAGATCATCGGCGTGATCGATGAGATCGCCTTCCAAACCAATTTGCTCGCGCTCAATGCCGGTGTTGAAGCTGCGCGTGCCGGTGAGGCGGGCCGTGGCTTCGCCGTCGTCGCCACGGAAGTTCGCGCACTCGCGCAGCGCTCCGCCAGCGCCGCGCGCGATATCAAGGAGCTCATTCAGAATTCAGAAGGCCTGGTCGACACCGGCGTCGGTCTCGTGGGCCAGACGGGTGAGGCGCTCACGCGCATCGCCTCTAGCGTCGGTCAGATCGACACGCTCGTGCAGGACATCGCTGAATCGATCGCGCAGCAATCGTCAGGCCTGGTGCAGGTCAACGCCGCCGTCGATGAGATGGATCGCGTCACGCAAAGCAATGCGGCCATGGTCGAGCAATCCGCCGCCGCCAGCCACGCGCTCTCGGATGAAGCCGCCGGCCTCGCGCAAAAAGTCGGCCGCTTCCGGATTGCCGACGAACCGCTCCGCCGCAGCGCTTAG
- a CDS encoding 2Fe-2S iron-sulfur cluster-binding protein, producing the protein MPKITYIEHSGKEHVVDAPNGQTVMEAAVKHAVPGIDADCGGACACATCHVYVDAAWADKTGEAGSMEQSMLDFANDVEPTSRLSCQIKISDALDGLVVRLPKSQH; encoded by the coding sequence ATGCCGAAGATCACTTACATCGAGCACTCCGGTAAGGAGCATGTTGTCGACGCGCCGAACGGCCAGACCGTGATGGAAGCGGCGGTGAAGCACGCGGTGCCTGGCATCGACGCCGATTGCGGCGGCGCCTGCGCTTGCGCCACCTGCCACGTCTATGTCGATGCGGCCTGGGCCGATAAGACGGGCGAAGCCGGCTCGATGGAGCAATCCATGCTCGACTTCGCCAACGACGTTGAGCCGACCTCGCGCCTCTCCTGCCAAATCAAAATCAGCGACGCCCTCGACGGCCTCGTGGTGCGGCTACCAAAGAGCCAGCACTAA
- a CDS encoding NAD(P)/FAD-dependent oxidoreductase — MNEIKRVIIIGAGQAGGETAQRLRQGGFAGDITLIGEEPYAPYQRPPLSKKYLAGELDMDRLLLRPASVYGEENIALLTSLKAVWIDRASKKVRVEGGRELSYDALVLATGSRPRKLPLAGADLAGVFTLRTAADIDAMKPHFVQGKKLVVIGAGYIGLEAAAVARQLGLDVTVVETAVRPLARVTSPEVAGFFLDEHTRQGVRFVLGGQPALIKGSDHVTAVGLTDGTEIPADIVLAGIGVNPEMTLASQCGLTTENGVITDAQCRTSDPNIFAIGDCAARPISFFDNRLCRLESVHNAIEGAKIVAAAITGGKPPALEAPWFWSDQYDLKLQIAGLFNGYDHIVFRGVMTDRAFAAFYYQGEKLIAVDAVNKPAEYLGAKMLIQTGRSLPRDVIADETRPMKELVASAK, encoded by the coding sequence ATGAACGAAATCAAACGCGTTATCATCATCGGCGCCGGCCAGGCCGGCGGCGAGACGGCTCAACGCCTGCGCCAAGGCGGCTTCGCGGGCGACATTACGCTCATCGGCGAAGAGCCGTACGCGCCTTACCAGCGCCCGCCGCTGTCGAAGAAATACCTCGCCGGCGAGCTGGATATGGATCGGCTGCTGCTGCGCCCGGCCAGCGTCTATGGCGAAGAGAACATCGCGCTGCTGACGTCGCTGAAAGCGGTCTGGATAGATCGCGCCAGCAAGAAGGTGCGCGTCGAGGGCGGGCGCGAATTGAGCTACGACGCGCTTGTCCTGGCGACAGGCTCGCGGCCACGCAAGCTACCGCTCGCGGGCGCCGACCTTGCTGGCGTGTTCACGCTGCGCACAGCCGCTGACATCGATGCGATGAAGCCGCATTTCGTGCAGGGCAAAAAGCTCGTCGTCATTGGCGCGGGCTATATCGGCCTGGAAGCCGCCGCTGTCGCGCGCCAGCTGGGACTCGACGTCACCGTGGTGGAAACCGCCGTCCGGCCGCTCGCACGCGTGACCAGCCCCGAGGTCGCTGGCTTCTTCCTGGATGAACACACGCGCCAAGGCGTGCGCTTCGTGCTTGGCGGCCAGCCGGCTCTGATCAAAGGCAGCGATCACGTGACCGCCGTCGGCCTCACCGACGGCACAGAGATTCCGGCCGATATCGTGCTCGCCGGCATCGGTGTGAATCCCGAAATGACGCTCGCATCGCAATGCGGGCTCACCACCGAAAACGGCGTCATCACCGACGCCCAATGCCGCACGTCCGATCCGAACATCTTCGCCATCGGCGATTGCGCCGCGCGCCCGATCAGCTTTTTTGACAATCGTCTATGCCGGCTCGAAAGCGTGCATAACGCGATCGAAGGCGCGAAGATCGTGGCGGCTGCGATTACCGGCGGCAAACCGCCCGCCCTTGAGGCGCCATGGTTCTGGTCGGATCAATATGATCTCAAACTGCAGATCGCCGGTCTTTTTAACGGCTATGATCACATCGTCTTCCGTGGCGTCATGACTGACCGCGCCTTCGCGGCGTTCTATTATCAGGGCGAAAAATTGATCGCGGTCGATGCGGTCAACAAGCCGGCCGAGTATTTGGGGGCGAAGATGCTGATCCAGACGGGGCGTTCGCTGCCGCGGGACGTCATCGCCGACGAGACAAGGCCAATGAAAGAATTGGTCGCAAGCGCGAAATAG